From a single Mycolicibacterium mengxianglii genomic region:
- a CDS encoding PHP domain-containing protein: MDPAAALREIAFYKDRAREEARRVMAYRNAADVIDGLDDAQREKHGTANSWQTLPGIGPKTAKVIAQAWAGREPDTLAELRSAAGDLGGGEIRAALKGDLHLHSNWSDGSAPIEEMMATALRLGHEYCALTDHSPRLTVANGLSPERLRRQLDVIDELRETFAPMRILTGIEVDILDDGTLDQEPELLDRLDIVVASVHSKLKMDAPAMTRRMVRAVSSGQADVLGHCTGRLVTGGRGTRPESSFDAEKVFTACRDHNTAVEINSRPERRDPPTRLLKLAMDIGCHFSIDTDAHAPGQLDFLGYGAQRALDNGVPVERIINTWSADKLLKWVS, encoded by the coding sequence ATGGATCCCGCCGCGGCGCTACGCGAAATTGCGTTCTACAAAGACCGGGCACGCGAGGAGGCGCGCCGGGTGATGGCCTACCGCAACGCAGCTGACGTCATCGACGGGCTCGACGACGCACAGCGAGAAAAGCACGGCACCGCCAACAGCTGGCAGACCCTGCCCGGTATCGGACCCAAGACCGCGAAGGTGATCGCCCAGGCGTGGGCGGGCCGCGAACCCGACACTTTGGCTGAATTGCGCAGTGCTGCAGGAGATCTCGGTGGCGGCGAGATCCGGGCGGCCCTCAAGGGCGACCTGCATCTGCACTCGAACTGGTCGGACGGCTCGGCCCCCATCGAGGAGATGATGGCTACCGCGCTGCGGCTGGGCCACGAGTACTGTGCGCTGACGGATCACTCACCGCGGCTGACCGTCGCCAATGGACTGTCCCCGGAGCGGCTGCGCCGCCAACTCGACGTCATCGACGAACTGCGCGAGACCTTCGCGCCCATGCGGATCCTCACCGGCATCGAGGTGGACATCCTCGATGACGGCACCCTCGATCAGGAGCCCGAACTGCTGGACCGGCTCGACATCGTGGTGGCCAGTGTGCACTCCAAGCTGAAAATGGACGCCCCGGCGATGACGCGCCGGATGGTGCGGGCGGTGTCCTCCGGGCAGGCGGACGTGCTGGGGCACTGCACCGGCCGACTGGTCACCGGCGGCCGGGGGACCCGACCCGAGTCCAGCTTCGACGCCGAGAAGGTGTTCACGGCGTGCCGGGACCACAACACCGCCGTCGAGATCAACTCCCGGCCCGAACGCCGGGACCCGCCGACCCGGCTGCTGAAGCTGGCGATGGACATCGGCTGCCATTTCTCCATCGACACCGATGCGCATGCACCCGGCCAGCTGGACTTCCTCGGCTACGGCGCGCAACGCGCCCTCGACAACGGGGTGCCGGTGGAACGGATCATCAACACCTGGTCCGCGGACAAACTGCTCAAATGGGTGTCCTGA
- a CDS encoding LLM class F420-dependent oxidoreductase, protein MRFAFKTSPQNTTWAEMLPIWQTADTIDVYESGWTFDHFYPIFSDSSGPCLEGWVTLTALAQATQRLRVGVLVTGIHYRHPAVLANMASALDIISNGRLELGIGAGWNEEESGAYGIELGSIKERFDRFEEACEVLTSLLSKDTTDFDGKYYQLKNARNEPKGPQQPHPPICIGGSGEKRTLRITAKYAQHWNFVGGPPEEFARKRDVLASHCADIGRDPKEIMLSAHVRLGEDRDYAKVVDEAAALGAEGLDLAIIYLPPPYDTAVLEPLAEAIRDSNLIS, encoded by the coding sequence ATGCGATTCGCCTTCAAAACCTCACCGCAGAACACCACCTGGGCCGAGATGCTGCCGATCTGGCAGACCGCCGACACCATCGACGTCTACGAGTCCGGGTGGACGTTCGACCACTTCTATCCGATCTTCTCGGACTCTTCCGGCCCCTGCCTGGAGGGGTGGGTGACGCTGACCGCACTGGCGCAGGCCACCCAACGCCTGCGGGTCGGTGTGCTGGTGACCGGCATTCACTATCGACACCCGGCAGTACTGGCCAATATGGCCTCGGCTCTGGACATCATCTCCAACGGCCGCCTGGAGTTGGGCATCGGCGCCGGCTGGAACGAGGAGGAGTCCGGCGCCTACGGCATCGAACTCGGCAGCATCAAGGAACGTTTCGACCGGTTCGAAGAAGCGTGCGAGGTGCTCACCAGCCTGCTGAGCAAGGACACGACGGACTTCGACGGCAAGTATTACCAACTCAAGAACGCGCGCAACGAGCCGAAGGGACCGCAGCAACCGCACCCGCCGATCTGCATCGGCGGCAGTGGCGAGAAGCGCACCCTGCGGATCACCGCCAAGTACGCCCAGCACTGGAATTTCGTCGGCGGCCCGCCTGAGGAGTTCGCCCGCAAACGCGACGTGCTGGCCTCACATTGTGCCGATATCGGCCGCGACCCCAAGGAGATCATGCTCTCGGCGCACGTGCGCCTGGGTGAGGATCGGGATTACGCCAAGGTGGTCGACGAAGCCGCCGCGCTCGGCGCTGAAGGGCTGGATCTCGCGATCATCTACCTGCCACCGCCCTATGACACTGCGGTGCTGGAGCCGCTGGCCGAAGCCATCCGCGATTCCAACTTGATCAGCTGA
- a CDS encoding glutamate synthase subunit beta: MGDPSGFLKHTHRETPARRPVPLRLKDWKEVYEDFSHDVLQVQASRCMDCGIPFCHNGCPLGNLIPEWNDLVYRDRWRDAIERLHATNNFPEFTGRLCPAPCEAACVLGINQEAVTIKQVEVEIIDNAFDQGWVVPLPPDSLTGKKVAVVGSGPAGLAAAQQLTRAGHRVTVFERADRIGGLLRYGIPEFKMEKRHINRRLEQMEAEGTEFRAGVNVGVDVTVEQLREDFDAVVLTGGATAWRDLPIPGRELKGIHQAMEYLPWANRVQNGDPVLDEDGEPPITSKGKKVVIIGGGDTGADCLGTAHRQGATSVHQFEIMPRPPEERADSTPWPTYPLMFRVSSAHEEGGERVFSVNTEEFLGDDNGNVRALKVHEVVMKAGKFEKVEGSDFELEADRVFLAMGFVGPQREGLLTDLGVKFTDRGNVKRTDDFQTSVPGIFVAGDMGRGQSLIVWAIAEGRAAAAAVDRFLIGESALPVPIRPTAAPQR; encoded by the coding sequence GTGGGTGATCCAAGCGGCTTCCTCAAGCACACGCACCGCGAGACCCCGGCACGGCGTCCGGTTCCGCTACGTCTCAAGGACTGGAAAGAGGTCTATGAAGACTTCTCCCACGACGTCCTGCAGGTCCAGGCATCGCGGTGCATGGACTGCGGTATTCCGTTCTGCCACAACGGATGCCCGCTGGGTAACCTGATCCCGGAGTGGAATGACCTGGTTTACCGGGACCGGTGGCGCGATGCGATCGAACGGTTGCACGCCACCAACAACTTCCCGGAATTCACCGGTCGCCTGTGTCCGGCGCCGTGTGAGGCGGCCTGTGTCCTGGGGATCAACCAGGAAGCAGTCACCATCAAGCAGGTCGAAGTCGAGATTATCGACAACGCCTTCGATCAGGGGTGGGTCGTCCCGCTGCCCCCGGACTCCTTGACGGGCAAGAAGGTTGCCGTCGTGGGCTCGGGACCGGCAGGCCTGGCCGCCGCCCAGCAGCTGACGCGGGCCGGCCATCGGGTGACGGTGTTCGAGCGCGCGGACCGCATCGGCGGGCTGCTGCGCTACGGCATTCCCGAGTTCAAGATGGAGAAGCGCCACATCAACCGGCGTCTGGAGCAGATGGAGGCCGAGGGCACCGAGTTCCGCGCCGGGGTCAATGTCGGTGTCGACGTGACCGTCGAGCAACTTCGCGAGGACTTCGACGCGGTGGTGCTCACGGGTGGGGCCACCGCGTGGCGGGATCTGCCGATCCCAGGCCGCGAGCTCAAGGGCATCCACCAGGCGATGGAGTACCTGCCGTGGGCCAATCGGGTCCAGAACGGCGATCCGGTACTCGACGAGGACGGCGAACCGCCCATCACCTCCAAGGGCAAGAAGGTGGTCATCATCGGCGGTGGCGACACCGGCGCCGACTGCCTGGGTACCGCACACCGCCAGGGTGCGACCAGCGTGCATCAGTTCGAGATCATGCCGCGTCCACCCGAGGAGCGCGCCGACTCCACCCCATGGCCGACGTATCCGCTGATGTTCCGGGTGTCCTCGGCGCACGAGGAGGGTGGTGAGCGGGTCTTCTCGGTCAACACCGAAGAGTTCCTCGGCGACGACAACGGCAACGTCCGGGCGCTCAAGGTGCACGAAGTCGTGATGAAGGCCGGCAAGTTCGAGAAGGTCGAGGGTAGCGACTTCGAACTGGAGGCCGACCGGGTGTTCCTGGCGATGGGCTTCGTCGGTCCGCAGCGCGAGGGGCTGCTGACCGATCTGGGCGTGAAATTCACCGACCGCGGCAACGTCAAGCGGACCGACGACTTCCAGACCTCGGTGCCGGGCATCTTCGTCGCCGGCGACATGGGTCGTGGCCAGTCGCTGATCGTCTGGGCGATTGCCGAGGGTCGGGCGGCAGCCGCGGCGGTTGACCGCTTCCTCATCGGTGAGTCGGCACTGCCGGTTCCGATCAGGCCGACGGCCGCACCGCAGCGGTAG
- the gltB gene encoding glutamate synthase large subunit, with amino-acid sequence MYNPAYEHDSCGVAMVADMHGRRSRDIVDKAITALLNLEHRGAQGAEPNTGDGAGILIQVPDEFLRAVLQEKEAFELPEPGTYATGIAFLPQSAKDAARACEAVEKIVEAEGLKVLGWRAVPTDESSLGALSRDAMPTFRQLFISGATGMELERRAYVVRKRAEHELGNKGPGQDGPGRETVYFPSLSGRTLVYKGMLTTPQLKAFYLDLQDERMTSALGIVHSRFSTNTFPSWPLAHPFRMVAHNGEINTVTGNENWMRAREALIHTDVFGYHNDLNKIFPVCTPGASDTARFDEVLELLYLGGRSVAHSMLMMIPEAWERNAEMDERRRAFYQYHASLMEPWDGPAAVCFTDGTVIGAVLDRNGLRPSRIWVTDDGLVVLASESGVLDLEPSKVVRRMRLQPGRMFLVDTAQGRIVSDEEVKAELAAEHPYQEWLDAGLFHVDDLPQGNYVRMPHDRVVARQQVFGYTYEELNLLVAPMARTGAEALGSMGTDTPIAVLSQRPRMLYDYFQQLFAQVTNPPLDAIREEVVTSLQGVIGPEGDLLNPDENSCRQIVLPQPILRNHELAKLVNVDPDHEIRGRKHGMRAAVVRCLYPVAEGGVGLRRALEDVRKKVSQAIRNGARIIVLSDRESDEWLAPIPSLLAVAAVHHHLVRERSRTQVGLVVETGDAREVHHMAMLCGFGAAAINPYMAFESIEDMLDRGLLNGLDRDKALSNYVKAAGKGVLKVMSKMGISTLASYTGAQLFQAVGINQRVLDEYFSGLHCPTGGIDLEDIAADVAARHELAYLERPDERAHRELEVGGEYQWRREGEYHLFNPDTVFKLQHSTRTGQYSVFKEYTKLIDDQSERMASLRGLLKFKDGARQPIPIDEVEPASEIVKRFSTGAMSYGSISAEAHETLAIAMNRLGGRSNSGEGGEDVSRFEADPNGDWRRSAIKQVASARFGVTSHYLTNCTDIQIKMAQGAKPGEGGQLPGHKVYPWVAEVRHSTPGVGLISPPPHHDIYSIEDLAQLIHDLKNANPQARVHVKLVSENGVGTVAAGVSKAHADVVLISGHDGGTGATPLTSQKHAGAPWELGLAETQQTLLLNGLRDRIVVQVDGQLKTGRDVMIAALLGAEEFGFATAPLVVSGCVMMRVCHLDTCPVGVATQNPVLRARFNGKPEFVENFFMFIAEEVRELMAQLGFRTINEAVGQVGALDTTKAAEHWKAHKLDLTPILHEPESAFMNQDLYCSSRQDHGLDKALDQQLIVQCREALDSGTPVRFSTTIANVNRTVGTMLGHEVTKAYGGQGLPDGTIDITFDGSAGNSFGAFLPKGITLRVRGDANDYVGKGLSGGRLVVRPSDRVPAEYVAEDNIIGGNVILFGATSGQAFLRGIVGERFAVRNSGAHAVVEGVGDHGCEYMTGGRVVILGKTGRNFAAGMSGGVAYVYDPAGELPGNLNTEMVEIDAFDDSDRQWLHDMLVAHVDATDSAVGQRVLADWSAEQENFVKVMPRDYKRVLEAIAEAQEQGVDVGEAIMAAARG; translated from the coding sequence ATGTACAACCCCGCATACGAGCACGACTCCTGTGGTGTGGCCATGGTGGCGGACATGCACGGCCGTCGCAGCCGCGACATCGTCGACAAGGCGATCACCGCGCTGCTCAACCTGGAGCACCGCGGTGCCCAGGGTGCCGAGCCGAACACCGGCGACGGCGCCGGCATCCTGATTCAGGTCCCGGACGAGTTCCTGCGTGCCGTGTTGCAGGAAAAGGAGGCCTTCGAGCTCCCTGAACCAGGTACCTACGCCACCGGCATCGCGTTCCTGCCACAGTCGGCCAAGGACGCCGCCCGGGCATGTGAGGCCGTCGAGAAGATCGTCGAGGCCGAGGGCCTCAAAGTGCTCGGGTGGCGCGCCGTGCCCACAGACGAGTCCTCATTGGGCGCATTGTCCCGCGACGCGATGCCCACATTCCGGCAGCTTTTCATCTCCGGTGCCACCGGGATGGAACTCGAGCGTCGCGCCTACGTGGTGCGTAAGCGTGCCGAGCACGAGCTGGGCAACAAGGGCCCGGGACAGGACGGCCCGGGCCGCGAAACCGTCTATTTCCCAAGTCTTTCCGGGCGCACCCTGGTCTACAAGGGCATGCTCACCACGCCGCAGCTCAAGGCGTTCTACCTGGACCTGCAGGACGAGCGGATGACCAGCGCACTGGGCATCGTGCACTCGCGCTTCTCCACCAACACCTTCCCGTCCTGGCCGCTGGCGCACCCCTTCCGCATGGTCGCCCACAACGGCGAGATCAATACGGTCACCGGCAACGAGAACTGGATGCGCGCACGTGAAGCGCTGATCCACACCGACGTGTTCGGCTATCACAACGACCTGAACAAGATCTTCCCGGTCTGCACCCCGGGAGCTTCGGACACCGCCCGCTTCGACGAGGTGCTCGAACTGCTCTACCTCGGTGGCCGCAGTGTCGCGCACTCGATGCTGATGATGATTCCCGAGGCCTGGGAGCGCAACGCCGAGATGGACGAGCGTCGCAGGGCCTTTTATCAGTACCACGCGTCGTTGATGGAGCCGTGGGACGGCCCGGCCGCGGTGTGCTTCACCGACGGCACCGTGATCGGCGCCGTGCTGGACCGCAACGGGCTGCGCCCCTCGCGCATCTGGGTCACCGACGACGGTCTGGTGGTGCTGGCATCCGAGTCCGGCGTGCTGGACCTGGAACCGTCCAAGGTGGTGCGCCGGATGCGGCTGCAGCCCGGCCGGATGTTCCTGGTGGACACTGCCCAGGGCCGCATCGTCAGCGACGAAGAGGTCAAGGCCGAACTGGCCGCCGAGCACCCCTACCAGGAGTGGCTCGACGCCGGGTTGTTCCACGTCGACGACCTGCCGCAGGGCAATTACGTGCGGATGCCGCACGACCGGGTGGTCGCGCGTCAGCAGGTCTTCGGCTACACCTACGAAGAGCTCAACCTGCTGGTCGCACCGATGGCACGCACCGGCGCCGAAGCGCTGGGCTCGATGGGCACCGACACGCCCATCGCCGTGCTCTCGCAGCGGCCCCGAATGCTCTACGACTACTTCCAGCAGCTGTTCGCTCAGGTGACCAACCCGCCGCTGGACGCCATCCGCGAAGAGGTGGTGACCAGCCTCCAGGGCGTCATCGGCCCGGAGGGTGACCTGCTCAATCCGGACGAGAACTCGTGCCGCCAGATCGTGTTGCCGCAGCCGATCCTGCGTAACCACGAACTGGCCAAGCTCGTCAACGTCGACCCCGACCATGAGATCCGCGGCCGCAAGCACGGAATGCGTGCCGCAGTGGTGCGTTGCCTGTACCCCGTCGCCGAAGGCGGCGTCGGGCTGCGCCGCGCGCTCGAGGACGTACGCAAGAAGGTGTCGCAGGCGATCCGCAACGGCGCCCGCATCATCGTGCTGTCGGACCGCGAGTCCGACGAGTGGCTCGCGCCCATCCCGTCGCTGCTGGCCGTCGCCGCCGTGCATCACCACCTGGTGCGAGAGCGCTCGCGTACCCAGGTGGGTCTGGTCGTCGAGACCGGTGACGCCCGCGAGGTGCACCACATGGCCATGCTGTGCGGGTTCGGCGCCGCCGCCATCAACCCCTACATGGCATTCGAGTCGATCGAGGACATGCTCGACCGCGGCCTGCTCAACGGGTTGGACCGGGACAAGGCGCTGTCGAACTACGTCAAGGCCGCCGGCAAGGGCGTGCTGAAGGTGATGTCCAAAATGGGCATCTCCACCCTGGCCTCCTACACCGGTGCCCAGTTGTTCCAGGCGGTCGGCATCAATCAGCGGGTGCTCGACGAGTACTTCAGTGGATTGCATTGCCCCACCGGCGGAATCGACCTCGAGGACATCGCCGCCGACGTCGCGGCCCGTCACGAGCTGGCATATCTGGAACGCCCCGACGAGCGGGCACACCGCGAGCTCGAGGTGGGCGGCGAATACCAGTGGCGTCGTGAGGGTGAGTACCACCTGTTCAACCCCGACACGGTGTTCAAGCTGCAGCATTCCACCCGCACCGGTCAGTACTCGGTGTTCAAGGAGTACACCAAGCTGATCGATGACCAGAGTGAGCGGATGGCCTCGCTGCGCGGTCTGCTGAAGTTCAAAGACGGCGCCCGCCAGCCGATTCCGATCGACGAGGTGGAACCGGCCAGCGAGATCGTGAAGCGGTTCTCCACCGGTGCGATGAGCTACGGGTCGATCTCCGCCGAAGCTCACGAGACGTTGGCCATCGCGATGAACCGCCTCGGTGGACGATCGAACTCCGGTGAGGGCGGCGAAGACGTCTCCCGCTTCGAGGCCGATCCCAACGGGGACTGGCGCCGCAGCGCGATCAAGCAGGTCGCTTCGGCACGCTTCGGTGTGACGTCGCACTACCTGACCAACTGCACCGATATCCAGATCAAGATGGCGCAGGGTGCCAAACCCGGTGAGGGCGGTCAGCTTCCGGGACACAAGGTCTACCCGTGGGTAGCCGAGGTCCGGCACTCGACACCCGGCGTCGGGCTGATCTCGCCGCCGCCGCACCACGACATCTACTCCATCGAGGATCTGGCCCAGCTGATCCACGATCTGAAGAACGCCAACCCGCAGGCGCGGGTGCACGTGAAACTGGTGTCGGAGAACGGCGTCGGAACGGTGGCCGCAGGCGTCTCCAAGGCGCATGCGGACGTGGTGCTGATCTCCGGACATGACGGCGGCACCGGCGCCACCCCGCTGACCTCGCAGAAACACGCGGGTGCTCCGTGGGAACTGGGCCTGGCTGAGACGCAGCAGACGTTGCTGCTCAACGGGCTTCGCGACCGGATCGTGGTTCAGGTTGACGGACAGCTCAAAACCGGGCGCGATGTGATGATCGCAGCGCTGCTCGGTGCCGAGGAGTTCGGTTTCGCGACCGCGCCGCTGGTGGTGTCGGGTTGCGTCATGATGCGGGTCTGCCATCTCGACACCTGCCCCGTGGGCGTCGCAACGCAGAACCCCGTGCTTCGGGCGCGGTTCAACGGCAAGCCTGAGTTCGTCGAGAACTTCTTCATGTTCATCGCCGAAGAAGTGCGCGAACTGATGGCGCAGTTGGGTTTCCGGACCATCAACGAGGCCGTCGGCCAGGTGGGCGCCCTGGACACCACCAAGGCAGCCGAGCACTGGAAGGCACACAAGCTCGATCTGACGCCGATCCTGCACGAGCCCGAGTCGGCGTTCATGAACCAGGATCTGTACTGCAGCTCACGCCAGGACCACGGGTTGGACAAGGCGCTGGATCAGCAGTTGATCGTGCAGTGCCGCGAGGCGCTGGATTCCGGCACACCGGTGCGGTTCTCGACCACCATTGCCAACGTCAACCGCACTGTCGGCACCATGCTCGGCCACGAGGTCACCAAGGCCTACGGCGGACAGGGGCTGCCCGACGGCACCATCGACATCACCTTCGACGGCTCGGCGGGCAACAGCTTCGGCGCGTTCCTGCCCAAAGGCATCACGTTGCGGGTCCGTGGTGATGCCAACGACTATGTGGGCAAGGGACTTTCGGGCGGGCGCCTGGTGGTCCGACCGTCTGATCGGGTGCCGGCGGAGTATGTGGCCGAGGACAACATCATCGGCGGCAACGTCATCCTGTTCGGTGCCACCAGCGGGCAGGCGTTCCTGCGTGGCATCGTGGGTGAACGGTTCGCGGTCCGGAACTCCGGGGCGCACGCCGTCGTCGAAGGCGTCGGTGATCACGGCTGCGAGTACATGACCGGCGGCCGGGTGGTCATCCTCGGCAAGACCGGACGCAACTTCGCCGCCGGCATGTCCGGCGGGGTGGCCTATGTCTACGATCCGGCAGGCGAACTGCCGGGCAACCTCAACACCGAGATGGTGGAGATCGACGCCTTCGACGACTCGGATCGTCAATGGCTGCACGACATGTTGGTCGCGCACGTCGATGCCACCGATTCGGCGGTCGGCCAGCGGGTGCTGGCCGATTGGTCGGCAGAGCAGGAGAACTTCGTGAAGGTCATGCCGCGCGATTACAAGCGGGTACTGGAAGCGATCGCCGAAGCGCAAGAGCAGGGCGTCGATGTCGGCGAGGCGATCATGGCGGCCGCTCGTGGGTGA